The Spirosoma foliorum genome has a window encoding:
- a CDS encoding M20/M25/M40 family metallo-hydrolase: MARTFYVPRFRLVLFCIGTAGTLTAFYPNKLSFQKAFTRINKEVSEHSRAYETLANASEQVGHRLTGSPNGARAEAYAFNLLSSYGFKEVHYEPFEVEAWMRDTVTLSIVPNKSDNFRDVPVVSLAHSPVEAHVQGEIIDVGNGLEGDFAALKGKLKGKVALVNIGLAAPTKGARNLHRSEKTALAIQYGASGVIMVNLVPGNVLLTGTASVTGKLIPVPSVCISYESGEALRSWMQEERGPFHAQINMTNTSRKIRARNVVATLKGSKFPEEKIIVGGHLDSWDLATGAIDNGIGSFAVMDIARTFKALKLKPKRTIEFVLFMGEEQGLLGSKAMVENLKKSGQLDNVRYMMNLDMTNDPTGLNAFGRTDMVAFLNEVGEMMKQVEPVFPNQMQNQAGLHSDHQPFMLEGVPVVGMNGHLAREVLDCYHANCDRMNLVNADQLKNTVRYSTMLLYALADADAIPTKRQTDTQTRDYLVAQGLRTPLQIANEWRWKE; the protein is encoded by the coding sequence ATGGCCCGAACATTTTACGTGCCCCGATTTAGGCTCGTGCTGTTCTGTATCGGTACTGCCGGTACGCTAACCGCTTTTTACCCCAACAAACTTTCTTTTCAGAAGGCATTTACTCGGATCAATAAAGAGGTAAGTGAGCACAGTCGTGCCTACGAAACACTTGCCAACGCATCAGAACAAGTTGGTCACCGCCTAACGGGCAGTCCTAATGGCGCACGTGCCGAAGCATATGCGTTCAATTTGTTATCGTCTTATGGGTTCAAAGAGGTTCACTATGAGCCATTTGAGGTAGAAGCCTGGATGCGTGATACCGTTACGCTTTCTATTGTTCCTAACAAAAGTGACAACTTTCGGGATGTTCCGGTCGTCTCATTAGCACACTCCCCCGTTGAAGCACACGTACAAGGGGAGATCATTGATGTAGGCAATGGCTTAGAAGGTGACTTTGCGGCTTTAAAAGGCAAACTAAAAGGCAAAGTCGCGCTGGTTAATATTGGTCTGGCGGCTCCAACAAAAGGAGCCCGGAATTTACACCGCTCCGAAAAAACAGCACTGGCTATTCAGTATGGCGCATCGGGCGTTATTATGGTCAATTTGGTACCGGGCAATGTGTTACTGACAGGTACGGCTTCGGTTACGGGCAAGCTAATTCCTGTTCCGTCTGTCTGCATTTCCTATGAAAGTGGGGAAGCGCTTCGGTCCTGGATGCAGGAAGAGCGTGGTCCGTTTCATGCCCAGATTAACATGACAAATACCAGTCGAAAAATTAGGGCCCGCAACGTAGTCGCTACCTTGAAAGGCTCAAAATTTCCCGAAGAAAAAATCATTGTCGGTGGTCACCTGGATTCGTGGGATCTGGCTACCGGAGCGATTGACAATGGCATTGGTTCGTTTGCGGTTATGGATATCGCCCGAACGTTTAAAGCCTTGAAATTGAAGCCTAAACGAACAATTGAATTTGTCCTGTTTATGGGCGAAGAACAAGGCTTACTCGGTTCTAAGGCTATGGTTGAGAACCTGAAAAAATCGGGTCAGTTAGACAATGTTCGCTACATGATGAACCTCGACATGACGAACGACCCGACGGGTTTGAATGCCTTTGGTCGTACCGATATGGTGGCATTTTTGAATGAGGTTGGCGAAATGATGAAGCAAGTCGAGCCTGTATTTCCAAACCAGATGCAAAATCAGGCCGGATTACACTCTGATCATCAACCTTTTATGCTCGAAGGGGTTCCGGTTGTGGGAATGAACGGCCATCTTGCCCGAGAAGTACTCGACTGCTATCATGCCAATTGCGACCGCATGAATCTTGTCAACGCCGACCAATTAAAAAATACGGTTCGGTACTCGACGATGCTTTTGTATGCACTAGCTGATGCAGATGCCATTCCAACAAAGCGCCAGACCGATACGCAGACCCGCGATTATCTGGTGGCACAAGGCCTGCGCACACCGTTACAGATTGCCAACGAATGGCGCTGGAAAGAGTAA
- the mraY gene encoding phospho-N-acetylmuramoyl-pentapeptide-transferase gives MLYYLFQFLDERYNFPGAGVFQYISFRALGAVITSLLIAAVFGRRIIDILRNLQIGESIRDLGLEGQMQKRGTPTMGGFIILASLLIPALLFAKLSNVYVVLALVSTVWTGMIGFLDDYIKVFKKNKEGLQGKFKVVGQVGLGLIVGLTLSFNEYVKIRKYAPRLLSTSNVPDIYTDIKSTLTTVPFVKNNEFDYSSLLFGFVPDSYTWIVYVLICIFIITAVSNGANITDGIDGLAAGTSVIIGLTIGVLAYLSGNKVFSQYLNIMYIPNAGELVIFCAAFVGACVGFLWYNSYPAQVFMGDTGSLMLGGVIAVLFLAIRKELMIPIICGIFLVELVSVIMQVSYFKYTKRKYGEGRRIFLMSPLHHHFQKKGYHEAKLVTRFWIVGIMLAVLALVTLKLR, from the coding sequence ATGCTCTATTACCTCTTCCAGTTTCTCGACGAACGCTACAACTTCCCTGGTGCCGGGGTTTTCCAATATATTTCCTTTCGTGCACTCGGTGCAGTTATAACTTCGCTACTCATTGCGGCAGTTTTCGGTCGGCGTATTATCGACATACTCCGTAATCTGCAAATTGGCGAGTCCATTCGCGACCTTGGCCTGGAGGGGCAAATGCAAAAACGAGGCACCCCAACGATGGGCGGCTTTATTATTCTGGCTTCCCTGCTGATTCCTGCCTTATTATTCGCCAAACTATCTAACGTTTATGTCGTTCTGGCGCTTGTTTCTACCGTTTGGACAGGCATGATTGGCTTTCTGGACGACTATATTAAAGTCTTCAAGAAAAATAAAGAAGGTTTACAAGGCAAATTCAAAGTTGTCGGTCAGGTGGGTTTGGGCTTAATTGTCGGCCTGACATTATCGTTTAATGAGTACGTCAAAATTCGAAAATACGCTCCCCGGCTCCTTAGTACCTCAAACGTACCCGATATCTATACCGACATTAAATCCACATTGACGACGGTACCCTTCGTTAAAAATAATGAGTTCGATTATAGCTCGCTTCTGTTCGGATTTGTACCAGACAGTTATACCTGGATTGTGTATGTACTGATTTGTATTTTCATTATTACGGCGGTCTCCAACGGAGCGAATATTACGGATGGCATTGATGGATTAGCAGCCGGTACTTCCGTTATTATCGGTCTGACTATCGGCGTCTTAGCGTATTTGTCGGGAAATAAAGTTTTCTCGCAATACCTGAACATCATGTATATCCCGAATGCAGGGGAATTGGTGATTTTCTGTGCCGCATTTGTGGGCGCCTGCGTCGGATTTTTATGGTATAACTCTTACCCTGCTCAGGTTTTTATGGGCGACACGGGCAGTCTGATGCTTGGTGGAGTTATCGCCGTTTTGTTTCTGGCGATCCGAAAAGAATTGATGATTCCGATTATCTGCGGCATCTTCCTGGTTGAACTCGTATCGGTAATTATGCAGGTCAGCTATTTCAAGTATACAAAGCGTAAATACGGCGAGGGCAGGCGAATTTTCCTCATGTCGCCTTTGCATCACCATTTTCAGAAGAAAGGCTACCACGAAGCTAAACTCGTAACTCGCTTCTGGATCGTTGGCATCATGCTGGCCGTTCTGGCATTGGTGACACTGAAGCTCCGGTAA
- a CDS encoding UDP-N-acetylmuramoyl-L-alanyl-D-glutamate--2,6-diaminopimelate ligase yields MQLKDLFYKIPLLATSGSMNTEITNLTMDSRKVGSGSLFIAIRGTVADGHTFIQTAISQGAAAILCEELPSEIDPSVAYISVQNSARVMGLAAANFYEHPSQKLKLVGVTGTNGKTSVATLLFRLFRALGYRCGLLSTVQNQIDDEVIPATHTTPDAITMNQLLVKMRMHGCTHVFMEVSSHSVVQERIAGLHFAGGIFTNITHDHLDFHGTFDNYIRAKKGFFDQLPASAFALTNVDDKRGLVMLQNTAARKETYSLQTLASFKGKILADSLFGLHMLVDDNEVWFKLIGRFNAYNLLSVYGAAVLLGEEPTDVLTLLSGITPPRGRFEQVVSDTKIVGIVDYAHTPDALQNVLETINELRQVDEQGYLPQIITLVGCGGNRDAAKRPIMAGIACKFSDRVILTSDNPRNEEPMAILEQMQAGVPLVDVKKTQTIEDRHEAIRQAVSLAHPHDIILVAGKGHETYQEIKGVKYNFDDRAVLQEAFSERGNQ; encoded by the coding sequence ATGCAACTAAAAGACCTCTTTTATAAAATTCCTCTGCTGGCCACATCGGGCAGTATGAATACCGAGATTACAAACCTGACTATGGACTCCCGCAAAGTTGGGTCCGGTAGTTTGTTTATTGCCATTCGTGGAACCGTGGCAGATGGTCATACCTTTATCCAGACAGCTATTAGTCAGGGGGCGGCCGCTATCCTTTGCGAAGAGTTACCTTCAGAAATTGATCCATCTGTAGCCTATATATCAGTTCAGAATTCGGCTCGGGTGATGGGGTTAGCTGCGGCAAATTTCTACGAACATCCCTCCCAGAAACTAAAACTTGTGGGCGTCACTGGAACGAATGGCAAAACATCCGTTGCCACCTTACTCTTCCGCCTGTTTCGCGCCCTGGGTTACCGCTGCGGGTTACTGTCTACGGTTCAGAATCAGATTGACGATGAGGTAATTCCGGCCACCCATACTACGCCCGATGCCATCACCATGAATCAATTACTGGTGAAAATGCGCATGCATGGCTGTACGCATGTATTCATGGAAGTCAGTTCACATTCCGTTGTGCAGGAGCGTATTGCAGGCTTACATTTTGCAGGGGGCATTTTCACAAACATTACCCACGACCACCTCGATTTTCACGGAACGTTCGATAATTATATCCGGGCTAAGAAAGGATTCTTTGATCAACTGCCAGCCTCTGCCTTCGCGTTAACCAATGTTGACGACAAGCGTGGTTTAGTGATGCTCCAGAACACAGCAGCTCGTAAAGAGACTTACTCCTTACAAACATTGGCTAGCTTCAAGGGTAAAATCCTGGCAGATAGCTTGTTTGGCCTCCATATGCTAGTCGATGATAATGAGGTCTGGTTTAAATTGATCGGTCGCTTCAATGCCTACAATCTGCTAAGTGTTTATGGCGCGGCAGTCTTATTGGGCGAAGAGCCAACTGATGTATTAACCTTATTGTCAGGCATTACTCCTCCCCGAGGCCGCTTTGAACAGGTCGTCTCCGATACTAAAATTGTTGGTATCGTCGATTATGCGCATACGCCCGATGCGTTGCAAAACGTACTGGAAACGATTAATGAATTGCGCCAGGTTGATGAACAAGGGTATCTTCCACAGATCATTACGCTGGTTGGCTGTGGTGGCAATCGCGATGCAGCTAAACGTCCGATTATGGCCGGAATCGCCTGTAAGTTTAGCGATCGCGTTATTCTGACGTCCGATAATCCGCGCAACGAAGAGCCAATGGCTATCCTGGAACAGATGCAGGCTGGTGTACCTTTAGTCGATGTAAAAAAAACACAAACTATTGAGGATCGACACGAAGCTATTCGCCAAGCCGTTTCCCTCGCCCACCCCCACGATATTATTCTGGTTGCCGGTAAAGGCCACGAAACCTATCAGGAAATTAAAGGGGTCAAATACAATTTTGACGACCGTGCTGTCTTACAAGAGGCTTTCTCAGAACGCGGAAATCAGTAA
- a CDS encoding S9 family peptidase → MTQAQNPAITPPKAAIKPKELITNGHKRIDNYYYLNERENPEVIKYLNSENTYLDQVLAPVKDLQTKLFDEMKGRIKQQDESVPYKEGAYYYYSRYITGGEYPIYCRKKGSLEGAEEIIFDGNVMAKGHSYYQLGGYEVSDNDELAIFAEDTVSRRLYTLRIKNLKTGKLYPESIPDTEGGSFAWATDNKTLFYIKKDPQTLLGYQVYRHVLGTDPKADVLVYEEKDNQFYMDLGRSKSKKYITIGSDHNGVSTEYRLLEASKPTGEFKVFLPREKGHEYDIVHYNDKFYVRTNWKAENFRLMEVPEGKTTDRTVWKEVIAHRPDVYLANMDVFVNHLVLGERKAGLTNIRVINQKTKADEYLDFGEPAYVAGIGYNPDFNTNILRYSYSSLTTPNSTFDYNMDTKEKTLKKQQEVLGGFDKNNYVSERVYATARDGVQVPVSLVYRKGTKKDGTAPLLQYSYGSYGYSTDPGFSSTRLSLLDRGFIFAIAHIRGGQEMGRRWYEDGKMLKKKNTFNDFVDVSEYLIKSKYTSADKLFAMGGSAGGLLMGAIINQAPQLYRGVVAAVPFVDVVTTMLDESIPLTTGEFEEWGNPKNKAYYDYMLSYSPYDNVEKKAYPNLLVTTGLHDSQVQYWEPAKWVAKLRALKTDTNQLLLHTNMEAGHGGASGRFQALKEIALEYAFILNLVGQRQ, encoded by the coding sequence ATGACTCAGGCACAGAATCCAGCGATAACTCCGCCCAAAGCGGCTATCAAACCGAAAGAGTTGATTACAAACGGTCATAAACGGATCGATAATTATTACTACCTCAACGAACGCGAAAACCCGGAGGTTATCAAATACTTAAACTCCGAAAATACCTACCTCGACCAAGTATTAGCTCCTGTAAAAGATCTGCAAACCAAGCTGTTCGACGAGATGAAAGGGCGTATTAAGCAGCAGGATGAGTCTGTACCCTACAAAGAAGGCGCTTATTACTACTACAGCCGATACATTACGGGGGGCGAATACCCAATTTACTGCCGTAAAAAAGGCTCGTTGGAAGGCGCCGAAGAGATAATATTCGATGGCAACGTCATGGCCAAAGGACATAGCTACTATCAGCTTGGAGGGTATGAAGTATCAGATAATGACGAGCTGGCCATTTTTGCGGAGGATACCGTTAGTCGGCGGCTATATACCTTACGGATTAAAAATCTGAAAACAGGTAAACTCTATCCCGAATCCATCCCCGATACCGAAGGAGGTAGCTTTGCCTGGGCGACAGACAATAAGACACTCTTTTACATCAAAAAAGACCCACAAACGTTGCTCGGTTATCAGGTGTATCGGCATGTGCTGGGCACTGATCCGAAGGCCGATGTGCTGGTCTACGAAGAGAAAGACAACCAGTTCTACATGGATCTGGGTCGCTCAAAATCAAAGAAGTACATCACTATTGGTTCCGATCACAATGGCGTTTCAACGGAATATCGACTACTGGAAGCGAGTAAACCAACCGGCGAGTTCAAGGTGTTTTTACCGCGCGAAAAAGGACACGAATATGACATTGTTCACTACAACGACAAGTTCTACGTTCGTACAAACTGGAAAGCCGAAAACTTCCGGCTCATGGAAGTGCCTGAAGGAAAAACAACTGATCGGACTGTCTGGAAAGAGGTAATTGCCCATCGCCCCGATGTGTATTTGGCCAATATGGATGTGTTTGTTAACCACCTTGTTTTGGGGGAACGTAAAGCAGGGTTGACAAATATTCGGGTCATTAACCAAAAAACGAAGGCCGACGAATACCTCGATTTCGGCGAACCAGCGTATGTCGCAGGCATCGGCTATAATCCCGATTTTAATACGAATATCCTCCGGTATAGCTACTCATCGTTGACAACGCCTAATTCTACCTTCGACTATAACATGGATACGAAGGAGAAAACCCTGAAGAAGCAACAGGAAGTTTTGGGTGGCTTTGATAAGAACAATTACGTATCGGAGCGGGTGTACGCTACCGCTCGCGATGGGGTACAGGTGCCCGTTTCATTGGTGTATCGAAAAGGAACAAAGAAAGATGGTACAGCGCCTTTGTTACAATATTCTTACGGCTCGTATGGCTACTCGACCGATCCCGGTTTCAGTTCTACGCGCCTGAGTCTGCTTGATCGGGGTTTCATTTTCGCCATTGCGCACATTCGGGGTGGGCAGGAAATGGGTCGGCGTTGGTACGAAGATGGGAAAATGTTGAAGAAGAAAAATACGTTTAACGACTTTGTGGATGTGTCGGAATACCTCATCAAAAGTAAATACACCAGCGCCGATAAACTTTTTGCTATGGGCGGTAGCGCCGGTGGTTTACTAATGGGGGCCATTATCAATCAGGCTCCGCAACTGTATCGGGGCGTTGTAGCGGCTGTTCCCTTTGTTGATGTTGTTACAACCATGCTCGACGAAAGCATTCCACTTACCACGGGCGAATTTGAAGAGTGGGGTAATCCCAAAAATAAGGCCTATTACGACTATATGTTGTCGTATTCGCCCTACGATAACGTTGAAAAGAAAGCCTATCCCAACCTACTGGTAACGACCGGTTTGCACGATTCGCAGGTGCAGTATTGGGAACCTGCCAAATGGGTGGCCAAGCTTCGGGCTTTGAAAACCGATACTAATCAATTGTTACTTCATACCAACATGGAAGCCGGCCACGGTGGGGCATCGGGCCGGTTCCAGGCGTTGAAAGAAATCGCGTTGGAGTACGCCTTTATCCTTAATCTGGTTGGGCAGCGGCAGTAA
- a CDS encoding DUF3431 domain-containing protein, with translation MLELVVAHYTENLNWLRNIPATLQKTVYSKGPNAEVEHKTIPLPNVGREAHTYLHHIVNRYDTLAEWTIFCQGKPFDHAYDFKKTLQDMVLEPSSLTCTGFKPGASQRRGFHWLGHLIDTDDNQGQRLFQPWSKNEDGRGLDLVGFHRALFDNDGPPLYTFVLGAQFAIHRNLLQQKPVSFYERALEVSVAFPDAAHCFERSWDRVFDVVGLDPDWLAGRLTVQLKPMKHQQIG, from the coding sequence ATGCTTGAACTCGTTGTTGCTCATTATACCGAAAACCTGAACTGGCTTCGGAACATCCCCGCTACTTTGCAAAAAACCGTTTATAGCAAAGGACCAAACGCCGAGGTAGAGCATAAGACAATTCCACTACCTAATGTTGGCCGAGAAGCCCATACGTACCTGCACCATATCGTTAATCGTTACGACACTTTAGCCGAATGGACGATTTTTTGCCAGGGGAAACCGTTTGACCATGCATACGACTTCAAGAAAACACTACAAGATATGGTTCTAGAACCCTCTTCGTTGACTTGCACCGGGTTTAAACCTGGTGCAAGTCAACGAAGAGGGTTTCACTGGCTCGGCCATTTAATTGATACCGACGACAACCAGGGGCAACGTCTTTTTCAGCCCTGGAGCAAAAACGAAGATGGTCGCGGGCTCGATCTGGTTGGGTTTCATCGTGCACTTTTCGACAATGACGGGCCACCTCTATACACCTTTGTGCTGGGTGCCCAATTTGCTATTCATCGCAACCTTTTGCAGCAAAAGCCCGTATCGTTCTACGAACGCGCTTTAGAGGTGTCAGTAGCCTTTCCCGATGCAGCCCATTGTTTCGAGCGAAGCTGGGATCGCGTTTTTGATGTAGTCGGCCTTGATCCTGACTGGCTGGCCGGACGTTTAACCGTCCAACTAAAACCAATGAAACACCAGCAGATTGGTTAA
- a CDS encoding FtsL-like putative cell division protein: MAKNTFRQPERVAKQKQQRRKLKLASWLNDAIGLDRLFGEDNAWPIQHIDRILWVTFLLILYIGLNHNAERLVRRIQRTKTQVDELRSQFTVLQADFNKSGKQSEISKRVVELGLADSQTPPHKIVVKSDEH; the protein is encoded by the coding sequence ATGGCTAAAAATACCTTCCGTCAGCCCGAACGAGTTGCTAAACAAAAGCAACAACGGCGCAAACTCAAACTGGCATCCTGGCTAAATGACGCCATTGGCCTCGACAGGCTTTTTGGCGAAGATAACGCCTGGCCAATTCAGCATATCGACCGCATTCTGTGGGTCACGTTTCTGCTCATTCTCTATATTGGCCTGAATCACAACGCCGAACGGCTGGTTCGACGTATTCAGCGCACCAAAACACAGGTCGATGAATTGCGTTCTCAATTCACTGTGTTACAGGCTGATTTCAATAAAAGTGGTAAACAGTCCGAAATCAGCAAACGCGTTGTTGAGCTTGGGTTAGCCGATAGTCAAACACCACCCCATAAAATCGTCGTCAAGTCAGATGAACATTAA
- a CDS encoding penicillin-binding protein, whose amino-acid sequence MNIKQDIIQRANHIFYFVIALALCIIVRLVSVQYFKKDLKGRFYSARVEETLIRRDTIPAMRGNIYANDGSLLATSLPTYVVGLDPTMAKPEYFDKKIDSLALLLSRIYRDRSVNDYKDDIVNARKHKRRYLLLNRRRVTFKERQEMLKWPFFRSSAKVAARGGVLRPYYERYHPYGQMAERTIGNLNAKTNRGLIGLEASFQPALAGKNAVGLVEVLSGGIRKPVEDGPDMTPEPGMDLYTTIDVNYQDMAESALRSALEKYNAAKGCVIVMEVATGEIRAMANLTKQGDGYVENFNHALADRTDPGSTFKLATMMALMEEKAISLDQLVATGNGSATYNGLGIHDASRAGHGTITARQVFEKSSNVGTHLLMRSYFYRRPDLYCQYLRQFHLTKSTGIHMKGEAVPVVRNPDMKGWSKVSLTSMSYGYEMQITPLQMLAFYNAVANDGHWVRPVIVKQIKLANEIIEDNKPYVAPEAICSPATIRKAQQLLRGVVVQGTAKHINNPYYAIAGKTGTAQKIVNGKYQVGKYYTSFIGYFPADNPKYSMVTVVDSPQGDNIDLLYAGAVAAPVFKTVADRIVAYDYSIHSPIKARSSSPRSTTGLMAGYADDLHTISSTLNIPNEPSTEGWVESASGGRWKSRTTRPDQVPDVRGLTLRDALFLLENRGFRVSVEGRGKVKDQSVSPGVGIEKTAGKAITLTLG is encoded by the coding sequence ATGAACATTAAACAGGACATTATTCAGCGGGCCAATCACATTTTCTACTTTGTCATTGCCCTCGCGTTGTGCATCATTGTGCGCCTTGTATCTGTTCAGTACTTCAAGAAGGATTTAAAAGGTCGGTTCTATAGCGCTCGGGTCGAAGAAACGTTAATCCGTCGCGATACTATTCCGGCCATGCGGGGTAACATTTACGCGAACGATGGAAGTCTGTTGGCCACCTCGTTACCCACCTACGTTGTTGGGCTTGACCCAACGATGGCGAAACCTGAATACTTTGATAAAAAAATAGATTCGCTGGCTCTTTTGCTCTCCCGGATTTATCGTGATCGGTCTGTCAATGATTACAAAGACGATATTGTTAACGCTCGGAAACATAAACGCCGGTACCTGTTATTGAATCGTCGGCGGGTTACGTTTAAGGAGCGACAGGAAATGCTTAAATGGCCATTTTTCAGGTCATCGGCCAAAGTCGCTGCTCGTGGTGGAGTTCTCCGTCCGTATTACGAACGCTATCACCCTTATGGCCAGATGGCTGAGCGTACCATTGGTAACCTTAATGCTAAAACCAATCGGGGTCTGATTGGTCTGGAAGCCAGTTTCCAACCAGCTTTGGCGGGTAAAAATGCCGTAGGTCTGGTCGAAGTATTATCGGGGGGTATTCGAAAACCCGTTGAAGATGGACCCGATATGACGCCCGAACCCGGCATGGATCTGTACACGACGATCGACGTCAATTATCAGGATATGGCCGAATCAGCCCTGCGTTCGGCGTTGGAAAAATACAATGCCGCCAAAGGTTGTGTCATTGTCATGGAAGTAGCTACCGGCGAAATCCGCGCAATGGCAAACCTCACCAAACAGGGTGATGGCTATGTTGAAAATTTCAACCACGCGCTGGCCGATCGAACCGATCCCGGCTCAACGTTCAAATTAGCCACTATGATGGCTTTAATGGAAGAAAAAGCCATTTCGCTCGATCAGTTGGTGGCTACCGGAAATGGTTCGGCTACGTATAATGGCTTGGGAATTCACGACGCTAGCCGTGCCGGTCATGGAACCATCACAGCTCGGCAGGTATTTGAGAAGTCGTCAAATGTCGGAACTCACTTGCTCATGCGGAGTTATTTCTACAGACGGCCCGACTTGTATTGCCAGTATCTCCGTCAGTTTCACCTGACAAAATCAACGGGTATCCATATGAAAGGGGAAGCCGTTCCTGTTGTTCGCAACCCGGATATGAAGGGATGGAGCAAAGTATCGCTCACATCAATGTCTTACGGATACGAAATGCAGATTACACCATTGCAAATGCTGGCGTTTTACAATGCGGTGGCCAATGATGGGCACTGGGTTCGCCCCGTTATTGTGAAACAGATCAAGCTTGCGAATGAGATCATTGAAGATAATAAACCTTACGTAGCTCCCGAAGCTATATGCTCACCAGCCACAATTCGTAAAGCCCAGCAACTGCTTCGTGGTGTGGTTGTTCAGGGAACAGCGAAGCACATCAACAACCCCTATTATGCCATTGCCGGAAAGACGGGTACTGCGCAGAAAATCGTCAACGGGAAATACCAGGTAGGTAAGTATTACACGTCGTTTATTGGTTATTTCCCAGCTGATAACCCAAAATACAGCATGGTTACAGTAGTTGACAGCCCACAAGGCGACAACATCGATTTACTGTATGCAGGTGCCGTAGCCGCTCCCGTATTCAAAACCGTAGCCGACCGTATTGTGGCTTACGATTATAGCATACACTCCCCAATAAAGGCCCGTTCCTCAAGCCCACGCTCAACAACGGGCCTGATGGCTGGCTATGCAGATGATTTACACACAATTAGTTCAACACTGAATATTCCCAATGAGCCCTCAACCGAAGGCTGGGTTGAATCAGCATCAGGCGGGCGCTGGAAATCGCGCACAACCCGACCTGATCAGGTTCCCGATGTACGCGGATTGACACTACGAGATGCCCTATTCCTGCTCGAAAATCGGGGCTTCCGGGTATCTGTTGAAGGCCGCGGAAAGGTTAAGGATCAATCTGTTTCGCCCGGAGTAGGTATCGAAAAAACGGCAGGTAAGGCAATTACCCTAACACTAGGCTAG